From the genome of Phytohabitans rumicis, one region includes:
- the cobC gene encoding Rv2231c family pyridoxal phosphate-dependent protein CobC, whose protein sequence is MDLGFHGDAEVGAGLVDLAVNVRQAPMPPWLAEPITATLADLAAYPDPGPARAAVAARHGRPADEVLLTAGAAQGFVLLAQALRGAHRAVVVHPQFTEPELALRNAGVDVTRVILPESQGFALDPALVPDDADLVVIGNPTNPTSVLHPAAQVAALARTGRVLVVDEAFADTTGEAESLAGRRDLPGLVVVRSLTKTWGLAGLRIGYLLGAPDLLARLSAVQPLWAVSTPALAAAAACASPVAVAAEREIAARLAADRDHLVAALRGLPGVAVAGRPASSFVLVRLKDAVRVRLALREQGYAVRRGDTFPGLGADWLRIAVRDTATTDGFVATLAKIVEA, encoded by the coding sequence GTGGATCTCGGTTTTCATGGTGACGCGGAAGTTGGGGCCGGGCTCGTCGACCTCGCGGTCAACGTGCGCCAGGCACCCATGCCGCCGTGGCTCGCCGAGCCGATCACGGCCACGCTCGCCGACCTCGCGGCGTACCCCGATCCTGGTCCGGCGCGCGCCGCGGTGGCCGCCCGGCATGGCCGCCCGGCCGACGAGGTGCTGCTCACCGCCGGTGCGGCGCAAGGGTTCGTGCTGCTCGCCCAGGCGTTGCGCGGGGCGCACCGCGCGGTCGTCGTGCATCCGCAGTTCACCGAGCCGGAGTTGGCGCTGCGCAACGCCGGCGTGGACGTCACGCGCGTGATCCTGCCGGAGTCGCAGGGCTTCGCGCTGGACCCGGCGCTGGTCCCGGACGACGCCGACCTCGTCGTCATCGGCAACCCCACCAATCCCACGTCCGTCCTGCACCCGGCCGCGCAGGTCGCGGCGCTCGCGCGTACCGGCCGGGTGCTGGTGGTCGACGAGGCGTTCGCGGACACGACCGGCGAGGCCGAGTCGCTGGCCGGGCGCCGTGACCTGCCCGGGCTCGTCGTCGTGCGCAGCCTCACCAAGACGTGGGGCCTGGCGGGACTGCGCATCGGCTACCTGCTGGGCGCGCCCGACCTGCTGGCGCGGCTGTCCGCCGTACAACCGCTGTGGGCCGTCTCGACGCCGGCGCTCGCCGCGGCGGCCGCGTGCGCGAGCCCGGTCGCCGTGGCCGCGGAGCGCGAGATCGCCGCGCGGCTGGCCGCCGACCGCGACCACCTGGTGGCCGCGCTGCGCGGCCTGCCCGGCGTCGCGGTCGCGGGACGACCGGCCAGCTCGTTCGTCCTGGTCCGCTTGAAGGACGCGGTCCGCGTCCGGCTGGCCTTGCGTGAGCAGGGGTACGCGGTGCGGCGCGGCGACACGTTCCCAGGGCTGGGCGCCGACTGGCTGCGTATCGCGGTGCGAGACACTGCCACCACCGACGGTTTTGTGGCGACCCTGGCGAAGATAGTGGAGGCGTGA
- the cobT gene encoding nicotinate-nucleotide--dimethylbenzimidazole phosphoribosyltransferase translates to MIDGIGPLDEGAMSAARALHARLTKPAGSLGALEELSVRLAGLAGQCPPPLPEPAAVAVFAGDHGVHAQGVTPWPQEVTGQMVANFLSGGAVVNAFARQVGASVTVVDVGVLEDLGEGPGLIAAKVRAGTRDMTTEPALTRDEVSAALEAGARVAFRLVDEGARALLTGDMGIANTTPAAALIAAFTGAEPEAVTGRGTGIDDYTYARKVAVVRAALAHHTLDPADPVGVLAAVGGLEHAAIAGFILGGASRRVPVILDGVIAASAALAAAALAPDAVGAMVAGHRSAEPGATVALAHLGLEPLIDLGMRLGEGTGAVLALPIVASAVRVLHEVATFDSAGVSEK, encoded by the coding sequence ATGATCGACGGCATTGGTCCGCTGGACGAGGGCGCGATGTCCGCCGCCCGGGCGCTGCACGCGCGGCTGACCAAGCCCGCGGGCTCGTTGGGCGCGCTGGAGGAGCTCTCGGTACGCCTCGCGGGCCTCGCCGGGCAGTGCCCGCCGCCGTTGCCTGAGCCGGCGGCGGTCGCCGTGTTCGCGGGCGACCACGGCGTGCACGCCCAGGGGGTCACGCCGTGGCCGCAGGAGGTCACCGGTCAGATGGTGGCGAACTTCCTGTCCGGCGGGGCGGTCGTCAACGCGTTCGCCCGGCAGGTCGGCGCGTCGGTGACCGTGGTCGACGTGGGCGTCTTGGAAGACCTGGGCGAGGGGCCGGGACTGATCGCGGCGAAGGTGCGTGCCGGTACCCGGGACATGACCACCGAGCCGGCGCTCACCCGCGACGAGGTGTCCGCCGCGCTGGAGGCCGGCGCGCGGGTCGCGTTCCGGCTGGTGGACGAGGGCGCGCGGGCGCTGCTCACCGGCGACATGGGCATCGCCAACACGACGCCCGCGGCCGCCTTGATCGCGGCGTTCACCGGGGCGGAGCCCGAGGCGGTCACCGGCCGCGGCACGGGCATCGACGACTACACGTACGCCCGCAAGGTGGCCGTGGTGCGCGCGGCGCTGGCCCACCACACGCTCGACCCCGCCGACCCGGTCGGTGTGCTCGCCGCGGTGGGCGGCCTGGAGCACGCCGCGATCGCCGGCTTCATCCTCGGCGGGGCCTCCCGGCGCGTACCCGTGATCCTCGATGGGGTGATCGCGGCGTCGGCGGCGCTCGCCGCGGCGGCGCTCGCGCCCGACGCGGTCGGCGCGATGGTGGCCGGCCACCGCTCGGCCGAGCCGGGCGCGACGGTGGCGCTCGCCCACCTCGGCCTGGAACCCCTCATCGACCTGGGCATGCGGCTCGGCGAGGGCACCGGGGCGGTGCTGGCGCTGCCGATCGTGGCGAGCGCGGTGCGCGTGCTGCACGAGGTGGCGACGTTCGACTCGGCAGGGGTATCCGAAAAATGA
- the otsB gene encoding trehalose-phosphatase, whose amino-acid sequence MVLDLDHRTVGEIDPDLRSAIGRIARVPNLLIACDYDGTLAPFVVDPTKAVPLPEAVAAIRALAALPQTTVAVVSGRALRDLAALSRLPSEVHLVGSHGSEFDIGFVERLAPELVEVRTRLQTAVREIVKGQAGVRLEAKPASVAVHYRAAEADVAERVVDALRTGPAVWPEVTVTNGRQVMELSVLPTNKGAAIDQLRTQMSASAALVIGDDITDEEAFARLHGPDVGVKIGPGGTAAAYRVAEPIEAARMLALLLQIRRTWLFGERAVPIERHSMLANRRTVALLTPEAKVTWLCHPRADSAALFADLLGGNPAGHFTVAPDKGGIPLGQRYRSGTMTVETRWSGLTVTDWLATPEKDGDSTLVRVLSGHGRVRLEFAPRPEFGQVGVRLQHLGDGLLVLGSNEPVSLYAPGVDWDVTTDGNYDTARAVFDLSTADGPLALELRFGSQSLARHAVPVRERQEAAEQPWREWAAGLRLPSVARDLVLRSALTLRGLCNDVTGGILAAATTSLPEEVGGVRNWDYRYCWLRDAAMTARALVDLGSIDEAEAFLRWVDGCVERTGGHPERLHPLYTVEGYELGAEAVIETLPGWAGSRPVRVGNLANHQLQLDVFGPVADLLAAVADVRGSVRPDEWRVLEAMVQAVERRWHEPDHGLWEARLPPRHHVYSKVMCWMTVDRALQVLRTHGAGRHARPDWVELRERIGHNVLEHGWHDGAGAYTVAYGDDEMDASSLWIGLSGLLPDDDPRFLATVLKVEADLRSGPVVYRYRWDDGLPGREGGFHVCTAWLIEAYLRTGRRGDAEELFQQMLDTAGPTGLLPEQYDPLAERGLGNHPQAYSHLGLIRCALLLDS is encoded by the coding sequence ATGGTCCTCGACCTTGACCACCGCACGGTCGGCGAGATCGACCCGGATCTGCGTTCCGCCATCGGCCGCATCGCCCGGGTGCCGAACCTGCTGATCGCGTGCGACTACGACGGCACGCTCGCGCCGTTCGTCGTCGACCCGACGAAGGCCGTGCCCCTGCCGGAGGCGGTGGCGGCGATCCGCGCGCTCGCCGCGCTGCCGCAGACCACGGTCGCGGTGGTCTCCGGCCGCGCACTGCGTGACCTGGCCGCGCTGTCCCGGCTGCCCTCCGAGGTGCATCTGGTCGGCAGCCACGGGTCCGAGTTCGACATCGGCTTCGTGGAGCGCCTGGCGCCCGAGCTGGTCGAGGTCCGCACGCGGCTGCAGACCGCGGTCCGCGAGATCGTCAAGGGCCAGGCCGGGGTACGTCTGGAGGCGAAGCCGGCGAGCGTGGCGGTGCACTACCGGGCGGCCGAGGCCGACGTCGCCGAGCGGGTCGTCGACGCGCTCCGCACCGGGCCGGCGGTCTGGCCCGAGGTGACCGTCACCAACGGCCGGCAGGTCATGGAGCTGTCCGTGCTGCCCACCAACAAGGGCGCCGCGATCGACCAGCTGCGTACCCAGATGTCGGCGAGCGCGGCGCTGGTGATCGGCGACGACATCACCGACGAGGAGGCGTTCGCCCGGCTGCACGGCCCCGACGTGGGCGTCAAGATCGGGCCGGGCGGGACGGCGGCGGCATACCGCGTCGCCGAGCCGATCGAGGCCGCCCGGATGCTGGCCCTGCTCCTGCAGATCCGGCGCACCTGGCTCTTCGGCGAGCGGGCCGTCCCGATCGAGCGGCACTCGATGCTGGCCAACCGCCGTACCGTCGCGCTGCTCACCCCCGAGGCGAAGGTGACCTGGCTGTGCCACCCGCGGGCGGACTCGGCGGCGCTCTTCGCCGACCTGCTGGGCGGCAACCCGGCCGGGCACTTCACCGTCGCCCCGGACAAGGGTGGCATCCCGCTGGGGCAGCGCTACCGGTCCGGCACGATGACGGTGGAGACGCGCTGGTCCGGGCTCACCGTCACGGACTGGCTGGCCACGCCGGAGAAGGACGGCGACTCCACCCTCGTACGCGTGCTGTCCGGGCACGGCCGGGTGCGGCTGGAGTTCGCCCCGCGACCGGAGTTCGGGCAGGTGGGGGTGCGGTTGCAGCATCTCGGCGACGGCTTGCTCGTGCTGGGCTCCAACGAGCCGGTCTCGCTCTACGCGCCCGGCGTGGACTGGGACGTGACGACCGACGGCAACTACGACACCGCTCGGGCGGTGTTCGACCTGTCCACAGCCGACGGGCCCTTGGCGCTGGAACTGCGGTTCGGGTCGCAAAGCCTGGCGCGGCACGCCGTACCCGTGCGGGAACGCCAAGAGGCGGCCGAGCAGCCGTGGCGGGAGTGGGCGGCCGGCCTGCGGCTGCCGTCGGTGGCCCGCGACCTGGTGCTGCGCTCGGCGCTGACGCTGCGCGGGCTGTGCAACGACGTCACCGGCGGCATCCTCGCGGCCGCGACCACCTCGCTGCCCGAGGAGGTCGGCGGGGTACGCAACTGGGACTACCGGTACTGCTGGCTGCGCGACGCCGCGATGACCGCCCGCGCGCTGGTCGACCTGGGCTCGATCGACGAGGCCGAGGCGTTCCTGCGCTGGGTGGACGGCTGCGTCGAGCGCACCGGCGGCCACCCGGAACGGCTGCACCCGCTCTACACCGTGGAGGGATACGAGCTGGGCGCCGAGGCGGTCATCGAGACGCTGCCCGGGTGGGCCGGCTCCCGCCCGGTACGCGTCGGCAACCTCGCCAACCACCAGCTCCAGCTCGACGTGTTCGGGCCGGTGGCAGACCTGCTCGCCGCGGTGGCCGACGTCCGCGGCTCGGTGCGCCCGGACGAGTGGCGGGTGCTGGAGGCGATGGTCCAAGCCGTCGAACGGCGCTGGCACGAGCCCGACCACGGGCTGTGGGAGGCGCGCCTGCCACCCCGGCACCACGTGTACTCCAAGGTCATGTGCTGGATGACCGTCGACCGGGCGCTTCAGGTGCTGCGCACCCACGGCGCCGGCCGGCACGCCCGACCCGACTGGGTGGAGCTGCGCGAACGGATCGGCCACAACGTCCTGGAGCACGGCTGGCACGACGGCGCCGGCGCGTACACGGTGGCGTACGGGGACGACGAGATGGACGCCTCCAGCCTGTGGATCGGCCTGTCCGGGCTGCTGCCGGACGACGACCCGCGCTTCCTGGCCACCGTGCTCAAGGTCGAGGCCGACCTGCGCAGCGGCCCGGTCGTCTACCGGTACCGCTGGGACGACGGCCTGCCGGGGCGGGAGGGCGGCTTCCACGTGTGCACGGCGTGGCTGATCGAGGCGTACCTGCGCACCGGCCGGCGCGGCGACGCCGAGGAGCTCTTCCAGCAGATGCTGGACACGGCGGGCCCGACCGGCCTGCTGCCCGAGCAGTACGACCCGCTGGCCGAGCGCGGCCTGGGCAACCATCCCCAGGCGTACTCCCACCTGGGCCTGATCCGCTGCGCCCTCCTCCTGGACTCCTAA
- a CDS encoding alpha,alpha-trehalose-phosphate synthase (UDP-forming) yields MTVRSSFVVVANRLPVDEVITPEGRQWRRSPGGLVTALHPVLAQHKGTWVGWAGGVGEAPEPFDLEGIRLHPVALSAEELERYYEGQSNATIWPLYHDAVETPVYKRRWREAYRIVNARFAEAAAEVAADGATVWVQDYQLQLVPAMLRELRPDLRIGFFLHIPFPPIELFMQMPLRAEVLRGLLGADLVGFQQRLAAQNFVRLARHLLGLRYEGQTIEVDGRRVKAGAFPISIDVAEMERMAADPMVQARAKQIRAELGDPKTVVLGVDRLDYTKGIERRLKAFRELLADGKLSVPEAVMVQVATPSRERVEHYQALRVKVEREVGRINGEFGRVGVPAVHYLHQSYSRSELAALYCASDVMMVTPLRDGMNLVAKEYVASRSDTGGSLVLSEFAGAAAEMRQAFLCNPHDPEGLKDALLRAAHVDSVEARRRMRIMQRHLRTHDVGHWARSFLNELGVPEAQ; encoded by the coding sequence GTGACGGTTCGAAGTTCGTTCGTCGTTGTCGCCAACCGCCTACCTGTCGACGAGGTGATCACACCAGAGGGGCGCCAGTGGCGGCGCAGCCCCGGTGGTCTGGTTACCGCGCTCCACCCGGTACTCGCCCAGCACAAGGGCACCTGGGTCGGCTGGGCGGGTGGCGTCGGCGAGGCGCCCGAGCCCTTTGACCTGGAAGGCATCCGGCTGCACCCGGTGGCGCTGAGCGCGGAGGAGCTGGAGCGGTACTACGAGGGCCAGTCCAACGCCACGATCTGGCCGCTCTACCACGACGCTGTCGAGACGCCGGTCTACAAGCGGCGCTGGCGCGAGGCGTACCGCATCGTGAATGCCCGCTTCGCCGAGGCGGCCGCGGAAGTGGCGGCGGACGGCGCGACGGTCTGGGTGCAGGACTACCAGCTGCAGCTGGTGCCGGCGATGCTCCGCGAGCTGCGCCCCGACCTGCGGATCGGGTTCTTCCTGCACATCCCGTTCCCGCCGATCGAGCTCTTCATGCAGATGCCGCTGCGCGCCGAGGTGCTGCGCGGGCTGCTCGGCGCCGACCTGGTCGGGTTCCAGCAGCGGCTCGCCGCGCAAAACTTCGTCCGGCTGGCGCGACACCTGCTCGGGCTGCGGTACGAGGGGCAGACGATCGAGGTGGACGGCCGGCGGGTCAAGGCCGGCGCGTTCCCGATCTCGATCGACGTGGCCGAGATGGAGCGGATGGCGGCCGACCCGATGGTGCAGGCCCGGGCCAAGCAGATCCGGGCCGAGCTGGGCGACCCGAAGACGGTGGTGCTGGGCGTCGACCGGCTCGACTACACCAAGGGCATCGAGCGGCGGCTCAAGGCGTTCCGGGAGCTGCTGGCGGACGGCAAGCTGAGCGTGCCGGAGGCGGTCATGGTGCAGGTGGCGACGCCGAGCCGGGAGCGGGTCGAGCACTACCAGGCGCTGCGGGTGAAGGTGGAGCGCGAGGTCGGCCGGATCAACGGGGAGTTCGGGCGGGTGGGCGTGCCCGCTGTGCACTACCTGCACCAGTCGTACAGCCGGAGCGAGCTGGCCGCGCTCTACTGCGCCTCGGACGTGATGATGGTGACCCCGCTGCGCGACGGCATGAACCTGGTCGCCAAGGAGTACGTGGCGTCGCGCTCGGACACCGGCGGCTCGCTGGTGCTCAGCGAGTTCGCCGGGGCCGCGGCCGAGATGCGCCAGGCGTTCCTGTGCAACCCGCACGACCCGGAGGGGCTCAAGGACGCGCTCCTGCGGGCCGCCCACGTCGACAGCGTGGAGGCGCGCCGCCGGATGCGCATCATGCAGCGCCATCTGCGTACCCATGACGTCGGCCACTGGGCTCGCTCATTCCTCAACGAATTGGGCGTGCCTGAGGCACAGTGA
- the ettA gene encoding energy-dependent translational throttle protein EttA — protein sequence MAQFIYVLEKARKAHGDKVVLDNVTLSFLPGAKIGVVGPNGAGKSSLLKIMAGLDRPSNGEARLMPGYTVGLLAQEPRLNEAKTVLGNIEEAVAETKAQLERFNKIAEQMATDYSDELMEEMGKLQEELDHADAWDIDSKLELAMDALRCPAPDADVTLLSGGERRRVALCKLLLEAPDLLLLDEPTNHLDAESVQWLEQHLAKYAGTVLAITHDRYFLDNVAGWILELDRGRAIGYEGNYSTYLEKKALRLSVEGRKDAKMKKRLSEELDWVRSNAKARQTKSRARLDRYEEMATEAEKTRKLDFEEIQIPPGPRLGNTVIEAQHLVKGFDDRVLIGDLSFSLPRNGIVGIIGPNGVGKTTLFKTIVGMEQPDDGTVKVGETVKLSYVDQNREGLSGDKTVWELVSDGLDHLMVGKVEMPSRAYVAAFGFKGPDQQKPTKVLSGGERNRLNLALTLKIGGNVILLDEPTNDLDVETLSSLENALLEFPGCAVVISHDRMFLDRVATHILAWEGDDENPSKWFWFEGNFEAYEKNKIDRLGAEAARPHRVTYRKLTRD from the coding sequence GTGGCCCAGTTCATCTACGTCCTGGAAAAGGCGCGCAAGGCGCACGGCGACAAGGTCGTGCTGGACAACGTGACGCTGAGCTTCCTGCCGGGCGCCAAGATCGGTGTGGTCGGCCCGAACGGCGCCGGCAAGTCCAGCCTGCTCAAGATCATGGCGGGGCTCGACCGGCCCAGCAACGGGGAGGCCCGGCTCATGCCCGGGTACACCGTCGGTCTGCTGGCGCAGGAGCCGAGGCTCAACGAAGCGAAGACCGTGCTCGGCAACATCGAAGAGGCGGTCGCGGAGACCAAGGCCCAGCTGGAGCGGTTCAACAAGATCGCCGAGCAGATGGCCACCGACTACTCCGACGAGCTGATGGAGGAGATGGGCAAGCTCCAGGAGGAGCTCGACCACGCCGACGCGTGGGACATCGACTCCAAGCTGGAGCTGGCGATGGACGCGCTGCGCTGCCCGGCGCCGGACGCCGACGTGACCCTGCTCTCCGGTGGTGAGCGGCGCCGGGTCGCGCTCTGCAAGCTGCTGCTGGAGGCGCCGGACCTGCTGCTGCTCGACGAGCCCACCAACCACCTGGACGCGGAGAGCGTGCAGTGGCTGGAGCAGCACCTCGCCAAGTACGCCGGCACGGTGCTGGCGATCACCCACGACCGGTACTTCCTGGACAACGTGGCCGGCTGGATCCTGGAGCTGGACCGCGGCCGGGCGATCGGGTACGAGGGCAACTACTCGACGTACCTGGAGAAGAAGGCCCTCCGCCTCTCCGTCGAGGGGCGCAAGGACGCCAAGATGAAGAAGCGCCTCTCCGAGGAACTGGACTGGGTGCGCTCGAACGCCAAGGCCCGGCAGACCAAGTCGCGGGCCCGCCTGGACCGGTACGAGGAGATGGCCACCGAGGCGGAGAAGACCCGCAAGCTCGACTTCGAGGAGATCCAGATCCCGCCGGGCCCGCGCCTGGGCAACACGGTGATCGAGGCGCAGCACCTGGTCAAGGGGTTCGACGACCGGGTGCTGATCGGCGATCTGTCGTTCTCGCTGCCGCGCAACGGCATCGTCGGCATCATCGGCCCGAACGGTGTGGGAAAGACCACCCTCTTCAAGACGATCGTGGGGATGGAGCAGCCCGACGACGGCACGGTGAAGGTCGGCGAGACGGTCAAGTTGTCCTATGTGGACCAGAACCGGGAGGGTCTGTCCGGTGACAAGACCGTCTGGGAGCTCGTCTCCGACGGGCTCGACCACCTGATGGTGGGCAAGGTCGAGATGCCGTCCCGGGCGTACGTGGCGGCGTTCGGCTTCAAGGGTCCAGACCAGCAGAAGCCGACCAAGGTGCTCTCCGGCGGCGAGCGCAACCGGCTCAACCTCGCGCTGACGCTGAAGATCGGCGGCAACGTGATCCTGCTCGACGAGCCGACCAACGACCTGGACGTGGAGACGCTGTCCAGCCTGGAGAACGCGCTGCTGGAGTTCCCCGGCTGTGCGGTGGTCATCTCCCACGACCGGATGTTCCTGGACCGGGTGGCCACGCACATCCTGGCCTGGGAGGGCGACGACGAGAACCCGTCGAAGTGGTTCTGGTTCGAGGGCAACTTCGAGGCGTACGAGAAGAACAAGATCGACCGGCTCGGCGCGGAAGCTGCCCGGCCGCACCGGGTCACCTACCGCAAGCTGACACGTGACTGA
- a CDS encoding acyl-CoA thioesterase: MTDRFIYHCALRWSDMDAYGHVNNARFLTLYEEARVAMMFLAAREVGITSLEEGVIIARHEIDYLRPIDYGDPVRIESWIEDIRAARFTVAYELFDGDAVASRARSVCAPYNLREQRPRRLSDAERSFLSGYA, translated from the coding sequence GTGACTGACCGCTTTATCTACCACTGCGCGTTGCGATGGTCCGACATGGATGCGTACGGACATGTCAACAACGCGCGGTTCCTCACGCTTTACGAGGAGGCCCGGGTGGCGATGATGTTCCTCGCCGCCCGGGAGGTCGGGATCACCTCTCTGGAAGAGGGCGTGATCATCGCCCGTCACGAGATCGACTACCTGCGTCCGATCGACTACGGAGACCCGGTACGGATCGAGTCGTGGATCGAGGACATCCGGGCGGCCCGGTTCACGGTGGCGTACGAGCTGTTCGACGGCGACGCGGTGGCCAGCCGGGCCCGGTCGGTGTGCGCCCCGTACAACCTGCGTGAGCAGCGCCCTCGCCGGCTCAGCGACGCGGAGCGGAGCTTCCTGAGCGGGTACGCGTGA
- a CDS encoding YbjN domain-containing protein encodes MPWWQWRPGHTGGGEPETGSGIRGVQRSTVRRVNVPSQREGEQVSSAGDVSTLDDDIPVKVAPVTLRRIGDALDLLDVRYLADGDGSLLAMWERHAVLFTLEGPDDEILVMRARPHSTVPPDWADRAYRVVNEWNHTRRFCKAYVGDPTERGMLPIYAELQVPLSSGAHDALVVELLDCGAAVATSFVDWLHDEGALL; translated from the coding sequence ATGCCGTGGTGGCAATGGCGCCCGGGTCACACCGGTGGCGGAGAGCCGGAGACCGGAAGCGGTATCCGCGGCGTACAGCGCAGTACGGTACGCCGCGTAAACGTGCCGTCGCAGCGCGAAGGCGAGCAGGTGAGCAGCGCGGGCGATGTGTCCACTTTGGACGACGATATCCCCGTCAAGGTCGCCCCGGTCACGCTGCGCCGCATCGGCGACGCCCTGGACCTGCTGGATGTGCGCTACCTCGCCGACGGCGACGGGAGCCTGCTGGCCATGTGGGAGCGGCACGCGGTGCTCTTCACGCTGGAGGGCCCCGACGACGAGATCCTGGTCATGCGGGCCCGCCCCCACTCCACCGTGCCGCCGGACTGGGCGGATCGGGCCTATCGCGTGGTCAACGAGTGGAACCACACCCGGCGCTTCTGCAAGGCGTACGTGGGTGACCCGACCGAGCGCGGCATGTTGCCGATCTACGCCGAGCTGCAGGTGCCGCTGAGCTCCGGCGCGCACGACGCGCTGGTCGTGGAGCTGCTCGACTGCGGCGCGGCGGTCGCCACCTCCTTCGTGGACTGGCTCCACGACGAAGGAGCCCTTCTATAG
- a CDS encoding PKD domain containing protein, with protein sequence MRRRLFAVAAVAAAAVAGVVPAVAQVAQPTVVSADPVDWSPHVLDGTVHAITVVGDTVVVGGDFSVVANNRGFRYRRDYLFAFDARTGALRSFAPYLDGPVYALAPGADGTVYAGGAFRSVNGAAQRGLARLSLGNGARTPGFSASVNWGDVRALAAAGRWLYAGGTFSAVNRVPRAALARLDAGTGAVDAGFDARLAAAEATRPKVEDFALTPDGRRLVVAGAISHVAGVPRAQLVLLDTGGPHAVVANWYTDAYRPTCNGTYDTYLRAVDFAPDGSYFVVVTTGNGSGPTQMCDTAARFSTAGAGRHAPAWVNHTGGNTLLAVAVTGSAVYVGGHQQWLDNPHGNKSAGPGAVERPGIGAIDPRTGKALAWNPTRSRGVGVRAFLATASGLWVGSDTERLGGEYHGRLGMFPL encoded by the coding sequence ATGCGCCGCCGCCTCTTCGCCGTCGCCGCCGTGGCCGCCGCCGCGGTCGCCGGCGTCGTGCCCGCCGTTGCCCAGGTCGCCCAGCCGACCGTGGTGTCCGCCGACCCGGTCGACTGGTCCCCGCACGTGCTCGACGGCACCGTGCACGCGATCACCGTGGTCGGCGACACCGTCGTGGTCGGCGGGGACTTCTCCGTCGTGGCCAACAACCGTGGCTTCCGCTACCGGCGCGACTACCTCTTCGCCTTCGACGCCCGCACCGGCGCCCTCCGCTCCTTCGCGCCCTACCTGGACGGTCCCGTCTACGCGCTCGCCCCGGGCGCCGACGGCACCGTCTACGCCGGCGGCGCGTTCCGTTCCGTGAACGGGGCCGCGCAGCGCGGCCTGGCCCGCCTCTCGCTGGGCAACGGCGCGCGGACGCCGGGCTTTTCGGCCAGCGTCAACTGGGGCGACGTCCGGGCCTTGGCCGCCGCCGGCCGATGGCTTTACGCCGGGGGTACGTTCAGCGCCGTCAACCGGGTGCCCCGGGCGGCTCTCGCCCGCCTCGACGCCGGCACTGGCGCGGTGGACGCCGGCTTCGACGCCCGCCTCGCCGCAGCCGAGGCCACCCGGCCCAAGGTCGAAGACTTCGCCCTCACCCCGGACGGCCGCCGGCTCGTGGTGGCTGGCGCGATCAGCCACGTCGCGGGCGTACCCCGGGCCCAGCTCGTGCTCCTCGACACCGGCGGACCGCACGCGGTCGTCGCGAACTGGTACACCGACGCCTACCGCCCGACCTGCAACGGCACCTACGACACCTACCTGCGCGCGGTCGACTTCGCCCCCGACGGGTCGTACTTCGTGGTGGTGACCACCGGAAACGGCTCCGGGCCGACGCAGATGTGCGACACGGCGGCACGCTTTTCGACCGCCGGCGCGGGGCGGCACGCCCCGGCCTGGGTCAACCACACCGGCGGCAACACCCTGCTCGCAGTCGCGGTGACCGGCAGCGCGGTGTACGTCGGCGGCCACCAACAGTGGCTGGACAACCCGCACGGCAACAAGTCGGCCGGCCCGGGAGCGGTCGAGCGGCCGGGCATCGGGGCGATCGACCCGCGTACCGGAAAGGCGCTGGCCTGGAATCCGACCCGCAGTCGGGGGGTGGGCGTGCGCGCCTTCCTCGCCACCGCCAGCGGCCTGTGGGTGGGGTCGGACACCGAACGCCTGGGCGGCGAGTACCACGGCCGCCTAGGAATGTTCCCTCTATAG
- a CDS encoding globin: MNFFDAVGGEPTFRKLVDEFYAGVATDPVLRPLYPEEDLGPAAERLTLFLIQYWGGPNTYSAQRGHPRLRMRHASFRVGPDERDAWLAHMRHAVDSLDLPADLHTTLWDYLERAAYFMVNTMDEPGPANGLNTA; encoded by the coding sequence GTGAACTTCTTCGACGCGGTCGGTGGCGAACCGACCTTTCGCAAGCTGGTCGACGAGTTCTACGCGGGGGTGGCCACCGATCCCGTGCTCCGCCCGCTGTACCCCGAGGAAGACCTCGGGCCGGCGGCCGAGCGACTGACTCTCTTCCTGATCCAGTACTGGGGCGGGCCCAACACGTACTCCGCCCAGCGGGGGCACCCGCGCCTGCGGATGCGGCACGCGTCGTTCCGGGTCGGTCCGGACGAGCGGGACGCCTGGCTGGCGCACATGCGGCACGCCGTGGACAGCCTCGACCTGCCCGCCGATCTGCACACCACGCTGTGGGACTACCTGGAGCGGGCGGCGTACTTCATGGTCAACACCATGGACGAGCCGGGCCCGGCAAATGGGTTGAATACCGCATAA